One Peterkaempfera bronchialis DNA window includes the following coding sequences:
- the rplD gene encoding 50S ribosomal protein L4 → MSTIDILSPAGEKAGSVELPAEIFDAKVSIPLIHQVVVAQLAAARQGTHKVKTRGEVRGGGKKPYRQKGTGRARQGSTRAPQFAGGGVVHGPVPRDYSQRTPKKMKAAALRGALTDRARHNRIHVVTGVVATEQPSTKAVRELFGKISERKNVLLVVERDDELAIKSARNLPTVHILDAGQLNTYDVLVSDDVVFTQAAFERFVAGPAASAKAVASEGELEGSAA, encoded by the coding sequence ATGAGCACCATTGACATCCTCTCGCCCGCGGGCGAGAAGGCCGGCTCCGTCGAGCTGCCTGCCGAGATCTTTGACGCCAAGGTCAGCATCCCGCTGATCCACCAGGTCGTCGTCGCCCAGCTGGCCGCTGCCCGCCAGGGCACCCACAAGGTGAAGACCCGTGGCGAGGTCCGCGGCGGCGGCAAGAAGCCGTACCGCCAGAAGGGCACCGGCCGCGCCCGTCAGGGCTCGACCCGTGCGCCGCAGTTCGCCGGTGGTGGCGTCGTGCACGGTCCCGTGCCGCGCGACTACTCGCAGCGGACCCCGAAGAAGATGAAGGCCGCCGCGCTCCGCGGTGCCCTCACCGACCGGGCCCGCCACAACCGCATCCACGTGGTCACCGGTGTGGTCGCGACCGAGCAGCCGTCCACCAAGGCTGTCCGTGAGCTGTTCGGCAAGATCAGCGAGCGCAAGAACGTCCTGCTGGTCGTCGAGCGCGACGACGAGCTGGCGATCAAGTCGGCTCGCAACCTTCCGACGGTGCACATCCTGGACGCGGGCCAGCTGAACACGTACGACGTGCTCGTCTCCGACGATGTGGTCTTCACCCAGGCCGCCTTCGAGCGCTTCGTGGCCGGTCCGGCCGCGTCCGCCAAGGCCGTCGCGTCCGAGGGCGAGCTCGAAGGGAGCGCCGCCTGA